One window of the Lacerta agilis isolate rLacAgi1 chromosome 17, rLacAgi1.pri, whole genome shotgun sequence genome contains the following:
- the LOC117061454 gene encoding keratin-associated protein 10-6-like, with product MSYQCKQPCLPPPSCVKTKSATVCATPGGAVCVTPSQSSCADACTPKCATVCATPGGSICVTPQQPQCATVCQGPCGSISVTPLQNQGPTVCATPGGSVCVSQGQGQCATVCQGPCGSVCVTPQQPQCATVCQGPCGSVCVTPQQSSGSCATVCTSSGGSVCVAPSKGQCASVCQDPCGAVCVTPIPAPTGGACATVCQDPCGNVSITPCATKGADPCCGVKTCATKCGNPCVTVCNDQGCVKACPSINMGQCNVKKC from the coding sequence ATGTCTTACCAGTGCAAGCaaccctgcctgcctcctccttcctgcgTGAAGACTAAGAGTGCCACCGTGTGTGCGACTCCTGGAGGCGCCGTCTGCGTGACCCCATCTCAGTCATCGTGCGCAGATGCATGCACTCCTAAATGTGCCACCGTGTGTGCGACTCCTGGAGGCTCCATCTGCGTCACTCCACAGCAGCCCCAGTGCGCCACCGTCTGCCAGGGTCCTTGCGGCTCCATCTCCGTGACCCCCCTGCAGAACCAGGGTCCGACCGTATGCGCCACCCCCGGTGGGTCCGTCTGCGTGTCACAAGGCCAGGGTCAATGCGCTACCGTCTGCCAGGGCCCATGCGGCTCCGTCTGTGTGACACCACAGCAGCCCCAGTGTGCCACCGTCTGCCAGGGCCCCTGCGGCTCTGTCTGTGTGACACCGCAGCAAAGCTCCGGCTCATGCGCCACTGTGTGCACCAGCTCTGGAGGCTCCGTCTGCGTGGCCCCAAGCAAGGGTCAGTGCGCTTCTGTGTGCCAGGATCCCTGTGGGGCTGTTTGCGTGACGCCCATCCCAGCCCCAACTGGGGGCGCATGCGCGACCGTCTGCCAGGACCCCTGCGGCAACGTGAGCATCACTCCCTGTGCTACTAAGGGCGCTGACCCCTGTTGCGGGGTGAAGACATGTGCCACTAAGTGCGGGAACCCCTGCGTGACCGTGTGCAATGACCAAGGCTGTGTCAAGGCCTGTccttccatcaacatggggcaaTGCAACGTCAAGAAATGCTAA
- the LOC117039272 gene encoding small proline-rich protein 2H-like — translation MAYQCRQPCLPPPIGVPQCSTDGGGACAPTCGDPCAEPCSAASYQSKQPCLPPPVCTPLCQAESVPAPTSTCSACEELCPAPSVEVSSVELPTIPANADPCAPPCATLCSSWECSGASAAPSREAVGSYVVPGSIVSLNPSGHVSVKPGPEVEAGSSESVFLNTYIPHFS, via the coding sequence ATGGCGTATCAGTGCAGacagccctgcctgcctcctcccattggTGTGCCACAGTGCTCAACTGACGGTGGAGGCGCATGCGCCCCAACCTGCGGTGATCCATGTGCAGAGCCATGTTCGGCTGCGTCGTACCAGTCCAAGCAGCCCTGCCTCCCGCCACCTGTCTGCACACCGCTGTGCCAGGCCGAAAGCGTGCCAGCGCCCACGTCAACTTGCAGTGCCTGTGAAGAGCTATGCCCCGCTCCCAGTGTGGAGGTGTCTTCTGTCGAGCTGCCCACCATTCCAGCCAATGCAGATCCATGCGCTCCCCCTTGTGCGACCCTGTGCAGCAGCTGGGAATGTTCAGGGGCCTCCGCAGCCCCAAGCAGAGAAGCCGTGGGTTCTTACGTGGTGCCGGGCTCCATTGTATCCTTGAATCCATCTGGCCATGTATCGGTGAAGCCAGGCCCCGAGGTTGAAGCGGGGAGCAGCGAGTCTGTCTTTCTAAATACCTACATCCCTCACTTTTCCTAA